One genomic segment of Deinococcus radiopugnans ATCC 19172 includes these proteins:
- a CDS encoding erythromycin esterase family protein → MRQLFLPLAITALTTQLAAAQTTDLPADLQARYDTLRQAYLTGDLQTLRSLYAPDATLLDVTNQPIPLEVALAASTAEALKVNRLDIRFQDVQLSDEKATIVNRQDMDAESVMNGTQVPLQVTALSEDVWRKVSGQWLITSSRVLESETRVAGQVIRQVAPPLLTDAQLAERRTALMTVARPIRSVAANAQNSDFSWLEGLTRGARLIGAGEGSHGTAEHFQLKDRLFRELVQKYGFTVFAIEADFDDGYAVDRFVRGEGPNDPDAATRAFDFWTWKTQEVRDLLVWMRQYNASRGDKPELRVVGIDMQDPRGSLDLLAQLAPPNAQVQAALKTLSDVTARDWTTLGEATPERRAVLKTQIIGLQTALAALPASTPQRATLLHLAETLRQGATFYAVPSTDSARSNLIRDAAMFGNTRTALDTLFPGQKAMLWAHNFHISKVPAQGQPYVNLGQHLAQTLGRGYRTVGFSFGGGELRAVPSDPTQGAGGPVTLSAAPAPRDSLDALIAGDAPAAYLDVAQARQHPVLNTWLAQPVGIAGVGAVYAPGLPTGANIALPQAFDGVIFVKQSSAARALEEK, encoded by the coding sequence ATGCGACAACTTTTCCTCCCCCTTGCCATCACTGCCCTGACCACCCAGCTTGCCGCGGCCCAAACCACCGATCTGCCCGCCGATCTTCAGGCGCGCTACGACACCTTGCGGCAGGCCTACCTGACGGGCGACCTCCAGACCCTGCGCTCGCTGTATGCGCCGGACGCCACACTGCTGGACGTGACCAACCAGCCCATTCCGCTGGAGGTTGCCCTGGCCGCCTCAACGGCTGAAGCCTTGAAGGTGAACCGGCTGGATATCCGCTTTCAGGATGTGCAGCTCAGCGACGAGAAGGCCACCATCGTCAACCGTCAGGATATGGACGCCGAGAGTGTCATGAACGGCACGCAGGTGCCGCTGCAAGTCACCGCACTTTCAGAAGACGTGTGGCGCAAGGTCAGCGGCCAGTGGCTGATCACGTCCTCGCGCGTGCTGGAAAGCGAGACGCGGGTGGCCGGGCAGGTGATCCGGCAGGTGGCCCCGCCGCTGCTCACCGACGCGCAGCTCGCTGAGCGCCGCACCGCGCTGATGACGGTGGCGCGGCCCATCCGTTCAGTAGCGGCCAACGCACAGAACAGCGACTTCTCCTGGCTGGAGGGGCTGACGCGCGGCGCGCGTCTGATCGGCGCAGGCGAGGGCAGCCACGGCACCGCTGAACATTTTCAGCTCAAGGACCGGCTGTTCCGCGAACTGGTTCAGAAGTATGGGTTCACGGTGTTTGCCATTGAGGCCGACTTCGACGACGGCTACGCCGTGGACCGCTTCGTGCGCGGCGAGGGGCCGAATGACCCGGACGCCGCCACCCGCGCCTTCGACTTCTGGACCTGGAAAACGCAGGAGGTCCGTGACCTGCTGGTTTGGATGCGCCAGTACAACGCCTCGCGGGGAGACAAGCCGGAGCTGCGCGTGGTGGGCATCGACATGCAAGACCCACGCGGCAGCCTTGATCTGCTGGCACAGCTTGCACCGCCGAATGCACAGGTGCAGGCTGCTCTGAAGACGTTGAGCGACGTGACCGCCCGTGACTGGACCACACTGGGGGAAGCGACACCTGAGCGCCGCGCTGTCCTGAAGACGCAGATCATTGGGTTGCAGACAGCCCTGGCCGCCCTGCCAGCCAGCACGCCTCAGCGCGCCACCTTGCTGCACCTGGCTGAAACCCTGCGACAGGGGGCCACGTTCTATGCGGTTCCTAGCACCGACTCGGCCCGGAGCAACCTGATCCGCGACGCGGCCATGTTCGGCAACACCCGCACGGCGCTGGACACCCTGTTCCCCGGTCAGAAAGCCATGCTGTGGGCGCACAACTTCCACATTTCCAAGGTTCCGGCGCAGGGGCAGCCTTACGTCAACCTGGGCCAGCACCTGGCGCAGACGCTGGGCAGGGGCTACCGCACGGTGGGATTCTCGTTTGGCGGTGGCGAACTGCGCGCCGTCCCCAGCGATCCGACGCAGGGGGCGGGTGGTCCGGTGACCCTGTCGGCCGCGCCCGCACCGCGCGATAGCCTGGACGCCCTGATCGCCGGAGACGCCCCTGCCGCCTACTTGGACGTGGCGCAGGCCAGGCAACACCCGGTGTTGAACACCTGGCTCGCGCAGCCCGTCGGCATCGCGGGCGTGGGGGCGGTGTATGCGCCGGGCCTGCCCACCGGGGCCAATATCGCGCTGCCACAGGCCTTTGACGGCGTGATCTTCGTGAAACAGAGCAGCGCTGCCAGAGCGCTGGAGGAGAAGTGA
- a CDS encoding helix-turn-helix transcriptional regulator, whose product MKNRIKVLRAENDLTQAELADKLDVSRQTVNALETGKYDPSLPLAFKLARLFKVQIEDIFLDGGGE is encoded by the coding sequence ATGAAAAACCGCATCAAGGTGCTGCGTGCCGAGAACGATCTGACCCAGGCGGAACTGGCCGACAAATTGGACGTGTCGCGCCAGACGGTCAACGCGCTGGAAACCGGGAAATATGATCCCAGCCTTCCACTGGCCTTCAAGCTGGCGCGGCTGTTCAAGGTACAGATTGAGGACATCTTTCTGGATGGCGGTGGCGAATGA
- a CDS encoding type II toxin-antitoxin system RelE/ParE family toxin, translating into MTQKELIIYRTEEGREPLTRWRRKLGDRVTVARIDRRLERLSAGQYGDAKAVGDGVIELRLFFGPGYRIYFAEDGERLVVLLCGGDKGSQDRDIEAAKAYWQDYQQHRPDPEASDSQPDPPQEEEP; encoded by the coding sequence ATGACCCAGAAAGAACTGATCATCTACCGCACAGAGGAGGGCCGGGAGCCGTTGACCCGCTGGCGTCGGAAGCTGGGCGACCGGGTGACGGTGGCGCGCATTGATCGCCGCCTGGAACGCCTGAGCGCCGGTCAATATGGGGACGCCAAGGCGGTCGGAGACGGCGTGATCGAGCTGCGCCTGTTCTTCGGCCCCGGCTACCGGATCTACTTTGCCGAGGATGGCGAGCGCCTGGTGGTGCTGCTGTGCGGCGGCGACAAGGGCAGTCAGGACCGCGACATCGAGGCCGCCAAGGCGTACTGGCAGGACTACCAGCAGCACCGCCCGGACCCGGAAGCGTCAGATTCACAACCAGACCCACCCCAGGAGGAAGAGCCGTGA
- a CDS encoding addiction module antidote protein, with the protein MRTYRKFQDALIDELRADPEQAFAYLQVALEEFDQDGDLQHLMLAVRNVAEARGGVPELARQVGIGKTSLYKALSEDGNPTLSTISAVLHGLGYRLALAPAQPRAAS; encoded by the coding sequence GTGAGAACCTACCGCAAATTTCAGGACGCGCTGATCGACGAGCTGCGCGCCGATCCCGAACAGGCGTTCGCCTACCTGCAAGTGGCCCTGGAGGAATTTGATCAGGACGGAGACCTTCAGCACCTGATGCTGGCGGTGCGGAATGTGGCCGAGGCGCGCGGTGGGGTGCCGGAGCTGGCGCGGCAGGTGGGCATAGGCAAGACCAGTCTGTACAAAGCGCTCTCCGAGGACGGCAACCCTACGCTCAGCACCATCAGCGCCGTGCTGCATGGACTGGGCTACCGGCTGGCCCTGGCCCCAGCCCAGCCGCGCGCCGCGTCCTGA